A window from Fusobacterium sp. JB019 encodes these proteins:
- a CDS encoding RidA family protein: MIKRYNQGKRLSEAVIYNGVAYLCGQCCHEENEGKKDVKCQTKEALENIERVLKDIGSDKTKILSATIYLKDISYFDDMNEIWDNWVLDGYSPARACVEAALAEKELLVEIVVTAAV, translated from the coding sequence ATGATAAAAAGATATAATCAAGGGAAAAGATTAAGTGAAGCTGTTATATATAATGGGGTGGCATATTTATGTGGACAATGCTGTCATGAAGAAAATGAGGGAAAGAAAGATGTGAAATGTCAAACAAAAGAAGCTTTAGAAAATATAGAAAGAGTTTTAAAAGATATAGGATCTGATAAAACTAAAATATTATCAGCTACAATTTATTTGAAAGATATTAGTTACTTTGATGATATGAATGAAATATGGGATAATTGGGTATTAGATGGGTACTCTCCAGCTAGAGCTTGTGTTGAAGCAGCTTTGGCAGAAAAGGAATTATTAGTAGAAATAGTAGTAACAGCAGCAGTATAA
- a CDS encoding ABC transporter ATP-binding protein, which produces MKKESIFIKGINKSFNGEVVLKNIDLEIKGGEFFSILGPSGCGKTTLLRILAGFIEADNGVVYLGNKDISDLPSNLRPINTIFQKYALFPHLSVYENIAFSLKLKNKSKQFIDEEVKKMLKMIDLEGYENKKPNHLSGGQQQRVSIARALINKPKVLLLDEPLSALDAKLRQTLLIELDNIHEEVGITFIFITHDQQEALSISDRIAVMNKGEILQVGSPAEVYESPDDMFVADFIGENNFIEGKVIKINSENHATLYNKKYGEILFEIDKEINLGNKVKLSIRPEKIKVTKSFPKKIDNRFNVLKVYVHEVIYTGFQSKYFVWVNGNENISMRAFKQHAIYFEDDDTSVKWDEEAYISWNSEDSYLVEVVEGEFNEKR; this is translated from the coding sequence TTGAAAAAAGAAAGTATTTTTATTAAAGGAATTAATAAATCTTTTAATGGTGAAGTAGTTTTAAAAAATATAGATTTAGAAATTAAAGGGGGAGAATTTTTCTCTATTTTAGGACCTTCAGGTTGTGGAAAGACAACATTACTTAGAATATTAGCAGGATTTATTGAGGCGGATAATGGAGTTGTGTATTTAGGAAATAAGGATATATCAGATTTACCGTCTAATCTTAGGCCAATAAATACTATATTTCAAAAATATGCTTTATTTCCTCATTTATCAGTATATGAAAATATAGCTTTTTCTTTAAAATTAAAAAATAAATCTAAACAGTTTATTGATGAAGAAGTAAAAAAAATGCTTAAAATGATAGATTTAGAAGGATATGAAAATAAAAAGCCTAATCATTTAAGCGGTGGACAACAGCAGAGAGTATCCATAGCAAGAGCGTTAATAAATAAACCTAAAGTTTTATTGCTTGACGAGCCATTATCAGCTTTAGATGCAAAGTTAAGACAAACATTATTGATTGAGTTAGACAATATACACGAAGAAGTAGGTATTACTTTCATATTCATAACTCATGATCAACAGGAAGCACTTTCTATTTCTGATAGAATTGCAGTTATGAATAAAGGTGAAATTCTTCAAGTAGGATCTCCTGCAGAGGTTTATGAATCTCCAGATGATATGTTTGTTGCAGATTTTATAGGAGAAAATAATTTTATTGAGGGAAAGGTTATAAAAATTAATAGTGAAAATCATGCTACTTTATATAATAAAAAATATGGAGAGATACTTTTTGAAATAGATAAAGAAATAAACTTAGGAAATAAAGTTAAGTTATCAATAAGGCCGGAAAAAATAAAAGTTACAAAGAGCTTTCCTAAAAAAATAGATAATAGATTTAATGTTTTGAAGGTTTATGTTCATGAAGTTATATATACAGGTTTTCAAAGTAAATATTTTGTATGGGTAAATGGAAATGAAAATATTTCTATGAGAGCCTTTAAACAGCATGCTATTTATTTTGAAGATGATGATACTAGTGTTAAGTGGGATGAGGAAGCTTATATTTCTTGGAATTCAGAAGATAGTTATTTAGTAGAAGTTGTTGAGGGTGAGTTCAATGAGAAAAGATAA
- a CDS encoding ABC transporter permease: protein MRKDKKGINYTLPITLWLTIFFLIPMGIVLIYSFLKKGLYGGVELELSFEAFKIFLNPMFLKIVFKTILMSLGVTIITLIIAVPTAYYIVKSPYKKMYIYLIIIPFWTNFLIRIYSWMAILGHNGFVNMFLKKIGLIDSSIQFLYNTGAVILISVYTSLPFAILPLYSIIDKFDFSLMDAARDLGATNKEAFFKVFLPNIKSGIFTAGIFTFVPMLGSYVIPKLVGGVNSIFMGNVIARQLTETRNWPLAATISSVLILITMIFVLLGSITKKRGGDYE from the coding sequence ATGAGAAAAGATAAAAAGGGAATAAACTATACATTACCAATAACTTTATGGCTGACTATTTTCTTTTTAATTCCTATGGGAATAGTTTTGATTTATTCATTTTTAAAGAAGGGACTTTATGGGGGAGTTGAACTAGAGTTATCTTTTGAGGCGTTTAAAATATTTTTAAATCCAATGTTTTTAAAAATAGTATTTAAAACAATTTTAATGAGTTTAGGAGTAACTATTATAACTTTAATAATAGCAGTTCCAACTGCTTATTATATTGTTAAATCTCCATATAAAAAAATGTATATTTATCTCATAATAATACCATTTTGGACTAACTTTTTAATAAGAATTTACTCATGGATGGCTATTTTGGGACATAATGGTTTTGTAAATATGTTTTTAAAAAAAATAGGATTGATAGATAGTTCAATACAATTTTTATATAATACAGGAGCGGTTATTTTAATTTCAGTTTATACAAGTTTACCGTTTGCAATACTTCCATTATATTCAATAATAGATAAATTTGATTTTTCTTTAATGGATGCAGCTAGAGATTTAGGAGCAACCAATAAAGAAGCTTTTTTTAAAGTGTTTTTACCAAATATAAAGTCAGGAATATTTACAGCAGGAATATTTACTTTTGTTCCTATGTTAGGTTCTTATGTTATTCCTAAATTAGTTGGGGGGGTTAATTCGATATTTATGGGAAACGTTATTGCTCGGCAATTAACTGAAACTAGAAATTGGCCATTAGCAGCAACAATATCTTCAGTTTTAATATTAATAACAATGATATTTGTTTTATTAGGTTCAATAACTAAAAAAAGAGGTGGTGATTATGAATAA
- a CDS encoding ABC transporter permease, whose translation MNKRKTSLFFFIFSMVFFYLPLLVIVIYSFNEGKSMVWQGFSVKWYKELFLYSDELWRAFRYSIFIAIISSVVSTTLGTLGAIGIHWHKFKYKKYLKVLGYLPLIVPDIIMGVSLLILFVTVKLKLGLISIIIVHTTFNIPFVLFIVLARLSDLDYSIVEAAYDLGATEMETLKKVIIPMLRPAIISGFLIAITLSFDDFVATFFVAGPGITTLPLRIYSMIRLGISPVINALSVLFIGFAVTLTLSTTKLQKYFIK comes from the coding sequence ATGAATAAAAGAAAAACATCTTTATTTTTCTTTATTTTTTCAATGGTATTTTTTTATTTACCTCTTTTAGTAATAGTTATTTATTCTTTTAATGAGGGTAAATCAATGGTCTGGCAAGGATTTTCTGTAAAGTGGTATAAGGAATTATTTTTATACTCAGATGAACTTTGGAGAGCTTTTAGATATAGTATATTTATAGCAATAATTTCAAGTGTCGTTTCTACAACGTTAGGAACTTTAGGAGCGATAGGTATTCATTGGCATAAATTTAAATATAAAAAGTATTTAAAAGTGTTGGGATATTTACCACTAATAGTTCCAGATATTATAATGGGGGTATCTCTTTTAATATTATTTGTAACAGTTAAATTAAAGTTAGGTTTGATAAGTATTATAATTGTTCATACAACATTTAATATACCTTTTGTTTTATTTATTGTTTTAGCAAGGTTGTCAGATTTAGATTATTCAATTGTAGAAGCTGCGTATGATTTAGGAGCAACAGAAATGGAAACTTTAAAAAAAGTTATAATACCAATGTTACGTCCTGCTATAATTTCAGGTTTTTTAATTGCAATAACTCTTTCTTTTGATGATTTTGTGGCAACTTTTTTTGTGGCAGGACCAGGAATAACAACTTTACCTTTAAGAATTTATTCAATGATTAGGTTAGGAATATCTCCGGTAATTAATGCGTTATCAGTTCTATTTATTGGTTTTGCAGTCACCTTAACATTATCAACAACGAAATTACAAAAATATTTTATAAAATAA
- a CDS encoding peptidylprolyl isomerase, whose product MKKYLKTILISMTLVLLGGCSFIGGNKAERIAKYNDIRATFVTTQGEISFYLYPEAAPITVTNFVNLALRGYYDNTIFHRAVENFIVQGGDPTGTGKGTPGYKIKDEFVDWLDFYQTGMLAMANVGPNTGGGQFFITLYPADFLNQKHTVFGEVISRIDGERIKKLEKGDVIKTIKITGHADLLLAMNQKQVKEWNKKIDKKYPKLKKYPLKPLSDFGPEVNEYKKELERIYTPKQKEEEDKEYIVPKLIRAVEKKLQD is encoded by the coding sequence ATGAAAAAATATTTAAAAACAATTCTTATATCAATGACTTTAGTTCTTTTAGGAGGATGTTCTTTTATAGGAGGAAATAAAGCGGAAAGAATAGCTAAGTATAATGATATCAGAGCAACTTTTGTGACAACGCAAGGAGAAATAAGCTTTTATTTATATCCAGAGGCAGCACCAATAACAGTTACAAATTTTGTTAATTTAGCATTAAGAGGTTATTATGATAATACGATATTTCATAGAGCTGTTGAAAATTTTATAGTACAAGGTGGAGATCCAACAGGAACAGGAAAAGGAACTCCAGGTTATAAAATAAAAGATGAATTTGTAGATTGGCTAGATTTTTATCAAACAGGAATGTTAGCAATGGCTAATGTTGGGCCTAATACAGGTGGAGGACAATTTTTCATAACTCTTTATCCAGCAGATTTTTTGAACCAAAAACATACTGTTTTTGGAGAAGTAATTTCTAGAATAGATGGAGAAAGAATTAAAAAATTAGAAAAAGGAGACGTTATAAAAACTATAAAAATAACAGGTCACGCAGATTTACTTTTGGCAATGAATCAAAAGCAAGTGAAAGAATGGAATAAAAAAATAGATAAAAAGTATCCTAAGTTAAAAAAATATCCATTGAAACCACTTTCTGACTTTGGACCAGAAGTAAATGAATATAAAAAAGAATTAGAAAGAATATATACTCCTAAACAAAAAGAAGAAGAAGATAAAGAATATATAGTACCCAAATTAATAAGAGCAGTTGAAAAAAAGCTTCAAGACTAA
- a CDS encoding AbrB family transcriptional regulator yields the protein MKIFVLIFLGIIGGRIAKKLKVPAGSMLGSIFVMIIYNYFFKEIILSSNFRILVQILTGAYIGSKIQSKDIKEFRYILKPALIILLTMVFLNLIMVFFMLKFTDMDFVTAVFATSPGGLSDMAIIAYDFGADVGKITILQLVRLLSVIIIIPSIIQILLKKFNYISIEEKNIKKIVRKKLSKEEDILKIMITFIIGLSGGILGTILNIPAGPMTFAMIFTAIYNIKLKKAYFPSKIKDLAQVLAGILIGSKVTIDDIIQIKAIGVPVLIVIVGFILMNIILGTLVYKASDFNLATSFFSASPGGMTNISIIAEDFGADTPKVTIIQLMRLIGIIAFYPIFITVAIKILKI from the coding sequence ATGAAAATTTTTGTGCTAATTTTTTTAGGAATAATTGGTGGTAGAATAGCTAAAAAATTAAAAGTTCCAGCAGGATCTATGTTAGGTTCTATCTTTGTAATGATTATTTATAATTATTTTTTCAAAGAAATAATATTGTCATCTAATTTTAGAATATTAGTTCAAATATTAACAGGAGCATATATAGGATCAAAAATTCAAAGTAAAGATATTAAAGAATTTAGATACATATTAAAGCCAGCTCTTATTATTTTGTTAACTATGGTATTTTTAAATTTAATAATGGTTTTTTTTATGCTTAAATTTACAGATATGGATTTTGTAACAGCAGTGTTTGCAACTTCTCCAGGAGGACTTTCAGATATGGCAATAATTGCTTATGACTTTGGAGCGGATGTGGGTAAAATTACAATCTTACAGTTAGTAAGACTTCTTTCTGTAATAATAATAATTCCTAGTATAATTCAAATTTTATTGAAAAAATTTAATTATATTTCTATTGAAGAAAAGAATATAAAAAAAATAGTTAGAAAAAAATTATCAAAAGAAGAAGACATATTAAAAATAATGATAACTTTTATAATAGGACTTTCTGGAGGAATATTAGGAACCATCTTAAATATACCTGCAGGTCCAATGACTTTTGCGATGATATTTACAGCAATATATAATATAAAATTAAAAAAAGCATATTTTCCATCAAAGATTAAAGATTTAGCTCAAGTTTTAGCAGGGATTTTGATAGGGTCAAAAGTAACTATTGATGATATAATTCAAATTAAAGCAATAGGTGTTCCTGTTTTAATTGTTATTGTAGGTTTTATTTTGATGAATATTATATTGGGAACTTTGGTTTATAAAGCGAGTGATTTTAATTTAGCTACTTCCTTTTTTTCAGCTTCTCCAGGAGGTATGACAAATATTTCTATAATTGCAGAAGATTTTGGAGCAGATACTCCTAAAGTTACTATTATTCAATTGATGAGATTGATAGGGATAATAGCTTTTTATCCAATCTTTATAACTGTAGCTATAAAGATATTAAAGATTTAG